The Streptomyces sp. JB150 genomic interval CCCCCGACCGCACCGCCGGCCGGGGCCGCCGTTACTCGGCCCGTGACATCGAACTGCTCCGCCAGGTGCAGCAGTTGTCGCAGGACGAGGGCATCAACCTGGCCGGCATCAAGCGGATCATCGAACTGGAGAACCAGGTCGCGGCGTTGCAGTCCCGGGTCGCGGAGCTGGAGGCCGCCCTCGACGGCGCGGCGGCGGCCATGCGCCAGCGCGAGGCCGCGGTGCACGCCTCCTACCGGCGCGACCTGGTGCCG includes:
- a CDS encoding helix-turn-helix domain-containing protein; the protein is MSQMDGRRPRQRGGFPPYELTEDTPVYVISVAAQLSGLHPQTLRQYDRLGLVSPDRTAGRGRRYSARDIELLRQVQQLSQDEGINLAGIKRIIELENQVAALQSRVAELEAALDGAAAAMRQREAAVHASYRRDLVPYQEVQQSSALVVWRPKRQQQPD